The segment TTAAGCGCAAAACTTCCTCCAGATCTAGAGGAAATGATTAACAGCTCTTATAACGAGCTAGCCAATATGGCAGGTAAAGAAGTTCTCGTTGCAGTTAGGTCCTCAGCTACAGCTGAGGACATAGAGAACGCTAGCTTTGCGGGCCAACAGGATACCTACCTTAACGTAAACAGGTCCAACATAATCGAAGCTGTTAAGTTAGTTTGGGCGAGTCTATACAACGAGAGGGCAATTGAGTACAGGAAGAGTAAAGGGATAGACTCATCCAAGGTGGAGATGGCGGTAGTCGTTCAAAAAATGGTTAATTCAAAGTCTTCTGGAGTCATGTTCACACTTAATCCTTCTAATGGAGATAGGAACCTTATCGTGATAGAGTCCTCTTGGGGATTAGGAGAGGCGGTAGTAGGAGGAAAGGTAACCCCTGACGAGATAGTAATAAGCAAGTCTAACCTGAAGATACTAGATAAGAGGATCTCGAAAAAGAATCTAAAGATCGTTTACGATAAGGGCAGGAACATTGAGGTTCATCTAGAGGGGGAGGAGAGCGAGAAACCAAGCATCTCTGACGAAGAAGCTTTAGAATTAGCCAAGTTAGCGCTTAAGATAGAAGCGCACTACGGAACACCTATGGATATAGAATGGGCTATAGATTCTGATCTTAAGTTCCCTGATAACGTTTTCATAGTTCAGGCCAGACCTGAAACTTTCTGGAGCTCTAGGAAAAAGGAGGACGTGAAAGTAGAGGAGAAACCCTCAGAGCGTAAGGTTTTGGTAAAGGGATTAGCAGCAAGTCCCGGTATAGCTAGCGGAAAGGCCAGGGTTCTTTTAGACGTCAAGGACGCAAAGGAGTTCCAGAAGGGTGAGATACTAGTAACTAAGATGACCGATCCTGACTGGGTTCCAGTGATGAAAGCGGCCTCAGCGATTGTAACAGATGAGGGAGGGATAACTAGCCATGCAGCTATAGTATCCAGGGAGCTAGGTATACCTGCAATAGTGGGCGCAAAGGAGGCCACTAAGGTACTAGAGACCGGGCAGGAGATAACCGTCGATGCTACTAGGGGAGTCGTTTATGACGGTAAGATAATCTTAGAAGAACCGAAACAGGAATCGCATACCTCGACTGGAAGCCTAGGGTTGTCTAGAGACGCCATGCTTAGTCTCTTCCCAGTAACTGGAACTAAGATTTACATGAATTTAGGTCAACCGGACGTAATAGAGAAGTATCTAGATTTACCGTTTGATGGCATAGGGTTGATGAGGATAGAGTTCATAGTTAGCGAATGGATTAAGCATCACCCCTTATATCTTATAAAGATCGGGAAACCTGAGGAGTTCGTAAATAAACTTGCAGACGGTATAGCTAGAGTCGCCTCAGCCATATATCCAAGACCTGTGGTAGTTAGGTTTTCGGATTTCAAGACCAATGAATACAGAGGATTGATAGGCGGTGAAGAGTTCGAACCTGAGGAGAGAAACCCAATGATAGGTTGGAGAGGGGTATCTAGATACGTTAGTCAACAATATGAACCCGCATTCAGGCTTGAGGTTAGGGCAATAAGGAAGGCTAGAGAAGATATGGGTCTAAAGAACGTATGGGTTATGTTTCCATTTGTGAGAACCAGCTGGGAGCTAAACAAGGCAATAAAGATAATGGAAGATGAAGGTCTAACTAGGACACCAGACTTCAAGGTCTGGATTATGGCAGAGGTTCCATCAGTTATAACTATGGCGGACGAGTTCTCCAAAATGGTAGACGGGTTCAGCATAGGTAGTAACGATCTAGCTCAGCTTACGCTTGGAGTTGACAGAGACTCCGAAATCCTAGGAAGGATGGGTTATTACGACGAGAGAGACCCTGCAGTGTTGAGATCTATGAGAAGACTGATAAGAGTCGCTCATAAGTACGGTAGGACGGTCTCGATATGCGGACAGGCACCAAGCGTTTACCCAGAAGTCACCGAGTTCCTGGTCAAAGAGGGTATAGACAGCGTAAGCATAAACCCGGACACTGTTATATACACTAGAAGGCTTGTGGCTAGCATAGAGCAGAAGATCTTACTCAGAGGTATTAAGTGATCGTCTTGGCGCATTTTTTACATAACCTTTTTGAACCGTTAGAATAGCCTACACATTTCTCGCAGATTAAGCTTCCACATTTCTCGCAATATCCTATAGAAAGGTTTCTTAAGCAAAGTTCACACATGCTCATCTCGCAGACTGTACATATCCCTTGTTTAATATGATCATCACAGACGTTTCTTCCGCAGATAGTACAGACTTGCGTCGAGTACTTATCTTCACAAATCTCACATTTTAATGAACTCTTTAAACCATTGGAACGCCTCTTCATCGTCCTTTGCCTGCTTTGGTGGGTGTTTAAAGTAGAACGCAGATACTTGCTCTAGAGGTCCTCCAATCCCTCTATCCTTTGCCAGTTTAACTGCCCTAATTACGTCTACCAGCACTGAGGCGCAGTTAGACTTATCATCAACCTCTAATGTGGCCTCTACCTTAACCGGTCTACCTGCAAATCCCTTCCCGTTTACGTAAATGTAAGCCACTTTAGTGTTCCCTAGGAAGGGAACGTAGTCACTAGGTCCTATCCTTATCCTACCTTGACTCTCTATTTCTTCGCTCTCTAGGGTGCTAGTTACAGCTTTAGTTTTGCTTATCCTCTTTGAGCGCAGTCTATCTTCTGTCTTCATGTTTAAGAAATCGGTGTTTCCTCCAACGTTGAGTTGATACGTTTCCTCCACCTTTACTCCCCTCAACCTGAAGAGAGACGTTATCGCCCTATGGAATATTGTGGCACCAACCTGACCTTTAACGTCATCTCCAGCTATAGGTAGACCTAACTTCTTAAACCTCTCAGGAAACCGACCTGTAGGATCGCTAGCTATGAACACCGGAATAGCGTTTATAAATCCTACCTTAGCTTCAAGGGAAGCTTCAGCGTATGCTCTCGAAGCTTGCTCACTGCCTACAGGTAGCATGTTGATTAAGATTTCCGCTCCGCTACTTCTTAACTCGTCTATGACTGACTCTAACTTTCCTCCTCCGGTCGGTTTAAAAACATCAGACATGTGGGGTGCGACTCCGTCTAGTACTGGACCCATAGACACCTTAACTCCTAGTTTGTCCATATCCACTATTCTGGGAGTTATGTTAGGTCTCTCAAATATTGCCTCCGCCACGTCTTTCCCTACCTTGTTTACGGATACGTCAAAGGCAGCTACGATCTTAATATCGGTTATCTTATACCCCCCAATTATTGGAGTGATCAATCCGTCAAAGTTATCCTCTCCCATTCTCCTGTAATATTCTATACCCTGGACTAACATAGACGCACAGTTTCCAAGTCCTGCAATTGCTATCTTGATCATCGGATTTTTAGGGTTGATTAATGGTTAAAAATATAGTGATGAAAGGGATTTAGCCGAATGGTGAAGAGGTGGAGCGACTCTGAGGTGAAGTTAATGGGTCTGGTCAGGCTATATGCTTTAATCGAGGGAGAAGTTCAAGGTGTTGGGTTCAGGAGATTTGTTCAGATTAACGCAGTCAGATTAGGACTGAAGGGTTACGCTAAGAACCTCCCTGATGGGACCGTCGAGGTAGTTGCGGAAGGTTACGAGGAGTCTGTTCAGAAACTTCTGGATCAGTTATGGAAAGGGCCTCCATTGGCTCTGGTAACTAAGGTAACTCACAAGTTCGAGAGCTATAAAGGAGAGTTCACTAGCTTCGAAACGTATTAAGGCTGTTGACTACGGTTTCTATGTAGAAATTTAAATATAGACAAAAATAGAAAATATCATTATTTAACTAAAATCCTAGTTAAGATGCGGAAAAAAGGGGAGAGAAGGTCTCAGACGAATGACGAGCTCAGGATGAGTGGAGTAGCGTTCACGTAAGGAGCTTGATGAGGTCTCCGGTTAACCAAGAAGATAAAGAAGGTGAGGCTCCATTTCGTGGATTTTATGCCGTACTTGGTTCAGAACCCAAGGTTAGAGACCCCTTCTCTAAGCTTGATTAAAACTCCACTTTCACTGTCTTAGCTTGAAAGCTTAAGTGAGCTAGGCAATTATTGAACGAGACATAACGATCTGGATCCAAATCGAGGCGTCTTTTGAGAAGACTAGCATAGCGATCAAACCCTTCGCTTGCTGCCGGCAATCTGCTTGAATGTAACTTATAAATCCTATCAATATTCGAGCCCTCAATGACAGCTTGTTTAACGACTTCTAAAATATTTCTAGATATGTTTAAAAAGGACAAAACTATTTAACCTAATTGGTGTTCTTGTTGCACCAATGGCAAATAATGAGGAAATAATACCAAGTTATTGGTATAATATCATACCAGATTTACCTAAGCCCTTACCCCCGCCAAGAGATCCTCCTGATGCAGAATTCTCCAGGATAGACCTTCTAAGGAAAATAATGCCTAGCGAGGTATTAAGGCAACAGTTCACTGTCGAGAGGTTCGTCTCTATACCGAGGGAGGTTAGGGAAGCTTACATTAACATAGGAAGACCAACCCCACTCATGAGGGCAAGGAGATTAGAGGAGTTCCTCAACACTCCCGCTAGGATATACTTTAAGTATGAGGGGGCTACTCCTACAGGCTCGCACAAAATAAACACGGCGTTACCCCAGGCATACTTCTCAATGAGGGAGGGAATAGATCACGTTGTTACTGAAACCGGGGCTGGTCAGTGGGGAACCGCGGTAGCTCTCTCAGCTAAGATGTATGGAATAAGCTCCACGGTCTTCATGGTGAAAGTTAGTTATGAACAGAAACCTCAGCGGAGGACAATCATGCAGTTATATGGAGCTAACGTATTCTCCAGTCCAACCTCTTATACAGAATATGGTAAAAAAGTGTTAAATGAGAATCCTAAACATCCAGGTTCTTTGGGAGTAGCTATGAGCGAGGCGATTGAGTATGCGATGTCTAACGGTTACAAGTATTTGGTAGGCAGCGTCTTAGATGTGGTGGTTCTGCATCAAAGCGTTATTGGATTGGAGGCAATAAGGCAACTACAAGAACTGGACGAAGAGCCGGATACACTTGTTGGTTGCGTAGGTGGAGGGAGCAACTTTGGTGGCTTTTCGTTCCCGTTCATAGGATCAAGGAAAGGTTCTAAGTTTATTGCAGTAGGCTCTTATGAGATACCCAAGTTCAGTCAAGGATCCTATAACTATGACTTCCCAGACAGCGCAGGCTTACTACCACTAGTCAAGATGATTACCTTAGGCAGAGATTACGTACCTCCGCCTATTTATTCAGGAGGGCTGAGATATCACGGGGCAGCTCCTTCACTTAGCATGTTAATTAAGGAGGGCATAGTGGATTGGAGGGAGTTCAACGAAAGAGAGATATTTGAAGCGGCTCAGATATTTCTTCAGACACAGGGAATAGTACCTGCCCCGGAGTCCTCTCACGCTATAAAAGCTGTAATAGATGAGGCAAGGGAAGCTAAGAAAAAGAACGAGAAAAAGGTTATAGTGTTTAATCTAAGCGGTCACGGTCTACTTGATCTGCCCAATTACGAGTCTATGATGAGGAGGATGTAGATGAAGATGCTAGTGTCTTACTCCACGTTGGGCTATCCAGATAAGGATAATTATCTAAAGTTTGTTAAAGGGTTAGTAGATTCCGGTTCTGATATCCTCGAAATAGGCCTGTTACCTAAGTATGCGAAATACGACGGGCCCGTAATAAGGAGAAGTTATAAGGAAGTGTCAAAGTGGCTTAAGGACGTATGGAGCCTTCTAGAGGAGACTAGGAGAGCCGTAGACGTTCCTTTGGTCATTCTCACATACCTTGAGGACTGGGCGTCTTCGCTTCCAGAACTCCTAGATAGGATGAAGGATATAGGAATAGACGGAGTGCTCTTCCCTGACCTTTTAATAGATTACGTTGATGAGTACGAGAGATATGTGAAGGAAATTAAGAGTCACGGGATAAAGGCAGTGATATTTACCTCACCTTCCGTTCCTGATCCCCTCATTCATAAAGTGTCTACTCTCTCAGACATCTTTCTGTACTTCGGAGTCAGACCAACTACCGGAGTTCCTTTACCAGTTGGTGTTGACTCCCTAATAACTAGAGTTAGAACCTTAGTTAAGAACAAACTGGTAGTGGGCTTCGGGCTTTCTGACGTAAACGATATGGTTAAGGCATTAAAAGCCGGAGCTGATGGAGTAGCCATAGGTACCGTTTACATAGAGGAGATAGAGAGGAACGGGGTGAATTCAGCTATTTCGTTGGCAAAGAAGTTTAGGGCGATATTGGATGGAGCCTAAAGATTTCCTAAAAAAGATAACAGAGGGCAAATCCCTGAGCGAAGACGAGTCTAAGGAGTTAGCAGATCTAATTATGGAGGGATCAATTCCAGAATCGTTAGTAGGAGCGATATTGGTTGGATTGAGGATGAAAGGAGAGACTCCCGAGGAGATAATAGGTTTCACGAAATCTATGAGGGAACATGCCCTGAAATTAGAGGCTAAGCACACTTTGGACACTGCCGGTACGGGCGGTGATGGGTTCGGGACCATAAACGTTAGCACGGCCTCTGCCCTAGCGGTTAGCCTAGTTTATCCGGTGGCGAAACACGGTAACAGAGCAGCTAGCAGTAAGAGCGGAAGTGCAGACTTTTTGGAGGCTGTAGGTTATAACATTCAGGTTCCTCCAGAGAGAGCTAAGAGGTTGATAGAACAGGATAACTTCGCTTTCTTGTTCGCCCAGTTATATCATCCGTCAATGAAGAACGTCGCCCCAGTTAGGAAGGCGCTAGGAATAAGGACCATTTTCAACATTTTGGGCCCTCTTACCAACCCAGCCGGCTCAGAACGTCAGGTTATGGGGGTTTTCTCTACATCTACAATGAAGAGCCTATCTATCGCGGCTACTAGATTAAGTTTTGAGAAACTTCTCCTCATTCATGGAGAACCTGGGATAGATGAGGTCAGTCCTCAAGGAAGGACTTATGTTATCGAAGTAAGCAAGGACAGGATAGACGAATACGTATTAGACTTTAAGGAAATAACAGGGAAGGAGGCCCCTATATCAAGGCTTATAGCTTTAGACCCTGCGGACTCGGTTAAGAGAGTTATAAGAGGCAGTAAAGGTGTTGATAAAGACGTTGAGTACTTCCTCAGAATAAACGTCGATGTGGCCCTATATGCGGCTGGCCTCGTGAAAGACTTTAAAGAGGGTTATGAGCTCTCTGAAGAGCTCATAAGGAAGTTACCCAGTAAGATCGAATCCGTAGTAAAAGGTAACGGCGACTTGACTAAGTTCCAGGCTCTGGTGAGATCTATTTGACAAAACTGAAGGTTTGTGGTATAGCCACCTTAGACGACGCAATAGAGTTAGCTAAGTTGAACGTTCACATGTTAGGTTTTGTGACAGATCCTATTAGTCCAAGATACGTTAAGTTCGACTTCTTAAACTTCTTGAAGAGCTTAACTTTACCTCTGGTATCAGTTAACGTCTTTAACATAAGAGAAGCGATCAGGAGAACCCCCTCCAACTTCCTGATTCAGGTTCACAGGATATTAAACGACGACGAGATGGACATTATGACAACCTATGAAAGGAAATTCATCATGTACGTGCCAATGTCTGAGAGATACCTTCCTTACTTGGAGAAGGCATTAAATCTAACAGGCATGGTCTTACTTGATCTAGAGAGGAAAAGCGATAAGCCAGATCTCAACTTTGCATCCAAGGTGTTGAAGGATCATCCTGAAGTAGGAATCGGAGGGGGCATCAATCTAGATAACGTAAGGGAGTTCTTGAAGTTGGAGCCAGGATGGATTGACGTTTCCAGGGGTGTAGAGGACTTCCCTGGGAAGAAAAACTTGAACAAGGTCAGGAAGCTTTTAGAGGTGATCGCGTGAGAACCTTTCCTATAACGGCCTTTCCTCAGCCTTATGAAGTGTTTCGATGTGTGGAGGGAGATCAGAAGATAGCTGGTCTCATGGAGAGTGTAGAAGGACCTCAAAATAACGCTAGGTTCAGTGTAATTGCGTGGGGAGTAAGGCGTTACGTTAAGATAAAAAGAGAAGACGACTTAGAGACTATTCGTAACGCTCTTAATGGAGCTGATGAAGGAGAATTGAGGTTTAGTGGCGGTCTCCTGGGTTACCTTTCCTACGACGCTGTTAGAAAATGGGAGAACGTCAGGAATCTAAAGCCAAGAGCTGAAGAGTGGCCGGATGCAGAGTTCTTCTTGCCTGAGAACATAACGGTTTACGATCACGCACTAGGGAAGGTCTACGTTGAGGGAGACGTACCCCCAACGCAGTGCTCTCAGAACGGCGATTTCAGGGTGAGTTCCTATGACGAGTCTATGACTAAGAAAGATTACGAGTCCGGGGTTAATACTATCCTAGAGTATATCAGATCAGGTTACGCGTTCCAGGTAGTTCTTTCAAGGTTCTATAGATATCATGCTACAGGCGATCCGATGAAGTTGTACAAATCCTTGAGAAGTGTAAATCCTTCGCCTTACATGTTTTACATTAAGTTTGAGGACAGGGAACTGATAGGTTCCAGTCCAGAGCTACTCTTCTCGGTGCAGAAAGGCATAGTTGAGACCTTCCCGATAGCTGGAACAAGACCTCGAGGTAGGACACCCGACGAGGACTTTAAGCTAGAACAAGAACTTTTATCATCAGAAAAGGAGATGGCTGAACACCTCATGCTAGTAGATCTTGCCAGGAACGATGTAGGAAAGGTGTGCGTATCAGGAACGGTTAAGGTGCCCGAGTTCGCGTACGTAGAGAAATACAGTCACGTTCAGCACATAGTGAGCAAAGTCTTGGGTACCGTTAGAAAAGACGTAGATTCGGTGGAGATCCTTAAGTCTATGTTCCCAGCTGGGACCGTTAGCGGAGCACCTAAGCCCATGGCTATGAACATAATAGAGAATCTAGAGCCTTACCAGAGAGGACCGTATGCAGGGGCAGTAGGGTTCATATCTAAGAACAGTGCAGAGTTTGCGATCATGATAAGGACAGCGTTTCTAAATAGGGATTTATTGAGAATTCAGGCAGGTGCAGGAATTGTATTTGACTCCAAGCCAGAGCAGGAGTACTTTGAAACCGAACATAAGATGAGGGCCTTGAAGGTTTCACTTGGGGTGAATTAATGGACATAACGCTAGTCATAGACAACTACGATAGCTTTGTGTACAACATAGCTCAGAGCATAGGAGAACTCGGTAGTTACCCACTAGTTGTGAGAAACGACGAGATCACAGTTAAGGGTGTGGAAAGGCTAAGACCTGATAGGATAGTGATATCTCCTGGTCCTGGGACCCCGGAGAAGGCAGAAGACGTCGGAATTGTACCAGAGGTAATAAAGTACTTGGGAAAGAGGGTCCCCATTCTAGGCATATGCTTAGGTCATCAAGCAATAGGTTACACTTTTGGGGCTAAAATAAGGAGGGCAAAGGTAATATATCATGGAAAGCTAAGCACTATAGTGAAAGTTAGCGAAAGTCCCCTCTACGTTGGGATCCCTACCGAATTCAGAGCAACCAGATATCACAGCTTAGTAGTAGATGACGTGCCCTCCTCTCTCTCCGTTGACTCTGTTTCGAAGGAAGATAATGAAGTGATGGGATTACGTCATAACGAATTTAGGATCTTTGGAGTTCAATTTCATCCTGAAAGTATAGGGACTTCAGTAGGACAAAAAATATTTTACAACTTCCTCAACAGAGTCTGACAATGCCGCGATACTTAGATGGATGGCTAAAGCGAGTAGTTGATAACGCTTTAAAGAGACCTTACGTCTCAAAGTCAAGGGAGAAACCAGTCTTGCAAATAATCCCTAGAATTGAGGAATATAAGAAAAATGAACTAAACCCCATAATAGCGGAGTTTAAGAGAAGATCTCCTTCCGGCTTTAGTGAAGATAGGGATCCTATTACTTATAGTAAACAGATGGAAAAAGGAGGGGCTTTAGCCTTAAGCGTTATAACGGAAGACAGCGTGTTTCAAGGATCATATACTTTTTTGGAAAAAATTTCTACATCGGTGAACATTCCAGTTCTTATGAAGGACTTCGTAGTGACTGAGAGGCAGATCGACGTAGCATATAATCTTGGAGCCGATACGGTTCTGCTTATAACTAGGATATTAACGGAAAGAGAGCTTTCAAGCTTAGTAGAGTACTCCAGGTCTTATGGTATGGAACCCCTAGTTGAGGTTCATGACGAAAACGACCTAGCAATAGCGTTGAGGATCGGAGCCAAGTTAGTTGGCATCAACTCCAGAGACTTAGTCACATTAGAAGTCAACAAGGAAAAGGCTCTGAAGCTCTTGGAACGTATACCATCTAATGTAACTAAAGTTATGGAGAGTGGAATAGAGAGCGGAGAGGAGATAAGATATCTTAGGGAGAAGGGAGCGGATGCGTTTTTGATAGGATCTAGTTTGATGAAGGAACCAGATAAGATTAAAGATTTTGTCAGAAGTTAGTACAAGATAGCCATGGAAAACTATTCACGTTCACTCTCTAGGTTGACCGGCGAGTCGACGCTCCTTTATCAGGAGATAGCTAGAAACGTTGAAAGGACTAAGGGTATAAAAACTATAAACTTCGGTATAGGGCAACCTGATCTTCCTACTCCTAAAAGGATAAGGGAGGAAGCTAAGTCAGCTTTAGATAAGGGATTCACTGCTTACACTCCAGCCTTGGGCTTAGACGAGCTAAGGTCTAGAGTAGCCGAGTTTCTCTCTCAAAGGTATGGAGATAACATAGTTAAGGACGAAGTTGCAATAACGCCAGGCGCGAAGACTGCACTATTTCTCGCATTTCTGACGTATGTGAATCCTGGGGATGAGGTCATCCTCTTCGACCCGTCTTTTTACTCTTATGCCGAGGTTGTTAATCTCCTTGGTGGGAAACCAGTTTACGTTCCGATAAGATTTGATTCGGACAGGGGATTTTACGTAGATGTGAACGATGTGGTGTCAAGAATAAGCTCTAAAACTAAAATGATAGTCTATAATAATCCGCACAACCCAACAGGAATGAACTTTGACCCTAAGCTATCTGAAGAATTAGTAAAGATATCTAGAGAGAGAAATATTATTTTATTGTCAGATGAGATTTATGATTACTTCGTTTATGAAGGGAGATTCAAGAGCGTGCTTGAGGAGGAGTGGAGGAATAACGTAATTTACGTTAACGGTTTCAGCAAAACCTTCAGTATGACTGGATGGAGGTTGGGATACATTGTAGCAAGGAAGGAAGTAATAGGTAAAATTGGTATATTAGCGTCGAACATTTATACATGTCCCACCAGCTTTGCGCAAAAGGGAGCTTTAGCGTCTTTTGACGCGTTTGATGAGGTAAAGGAGATGATAGACCTTTTTAGGAGAAGGAGAGACGTTATGTTTTCAGAGCTTAGCAAGGTTAAAGATATAAAGGTCTATAAGTCATCTGGGGCGTTCTATATGTTCCCAGACTTTAGTAGTATTTTAAGAAACACAGGGTTAGATTCTAAAGGTCTCGCGATAAAACTTATAGAAGATTCAGGCGTGATTACGATACCTGGTGAGGTATTTCCAGAGAGAGTCGGAACGAATTTCCTAAGGCTTAGCTTTGCCCTAGGAGAGGAGAAAATTAAAGAGGGTGTAGAGAGGATGAAAATAGCGCTTGAGAAACTAGCAGGTTGATGAAAAAGTTATTGGTGAACGGTGAGCAAAACTCCCATGGTCTGAATCTCTCACGTAGAAATAACGTCTACCGTAAGTTCTTGTGATTCGCTATACGAGATAGAGCTTATTTTCAGGGTTCTTTTTACGTCCTCCTCTACTGACCTTATATCGTTAATGAACTGATTTGGACCCTTCAATATCACGTTAATTTGAGAGTTCATGGACAGCCTCATGTTAACCTTTTTAGTCCTTACTAAGGAATTGAACTTCTTTACCGCATCTCCAATTCTAACAGCCTCAGTATTAACTTCTATGTCCTCTGCTGAGGGTATTGACTCAAGGAGCACGCTTTCCTTTTCGCCGAATAAGAGTGAATATATCTCTTCCGTGATGTGAGGGGCTATAGGATGGAGTAATATGATAAGGTCCTTAATAACCCTTTTAAGGGTATATATTGCAGATTCGTCGCCCGAGAAGAGTCTGTGTTTTATCAGTTCAAGGTACTCATCAGCTATCGTTTCCCAGAAGTAGTTATAAAGCATCGAGAGTATAACGAAGAAGTCCTGATTTTCGTAGGCCTGGATAGACTTCTCCACAAACTCCTTATGCTTTGCAAGTATCCACTGGTCTAGTAAGTGAAGGGAGTCAGGTTTATGTACATTATTTCCTTTTATGAACGGATAAGCTAGCCTACCGGCGTTCCATAGTTTTTGTAGAAGTAGCTTCTTCCCTTTAACCGTATCCCACTTAAATGGGAAATCGTCTCCTAGTGAGGCGTCCAGAAGAGTCATCCTTATAGCATCAGCTCCGAACTCGTCGAGTCTGTCCAGAGGGGACACGACATTCCCTTTACTTTTACTCATTCTAGTTCCGTCTGGGCCTAGGACCTGACCGTGAACTATCACCTTCTTAAACGGCACGTTATCTGCTAGAATGAGCGTTCTGAATAGCGTGTAGAACAACCACGTTCTTATTATATCTGTCCCTTGAAGTCTTACGTCGGCTGGGAAAACTTTGGCGAACTTTTCTCTATCGGTATAGAACCCGGAGAGATAAAGTACAGTTACGCTTGAGTCTATCCACACGTCAGCTACATGAGTTAAAGGTTTGAGGGGAAGACCACAGACTGAGCACTTATCAGCAGGTGGTGGCGATTTTGTGGGATCGATCGGTAGAGAAGATATCTCAGCAGGGGTTAAGTGTAGATTATCACAGTACCAAAACGGCAGAGGAGTCCCGTATATCCTCTGTCTGCTTATGTTCCAGTCCCACTCTATATTGTTTATCCACTCCTCAAGTTTGACTGCCATCCTTGGAGGTTTGAATCCCATTTTTCTGTACTCCTCAAGCAGTTTAGATTTGAAGGGTAGTACGTCTATGTAAACTTGCTCTTTAACTAGGAACTCTATGGGAGATAGGCAATCGCTTCTCTCGGTATGAGATAAAACGTTATGCTTG is part of the Metallosphaera cuprina Ar-4 genome and harbors:
- a CDS encoding pyridoxal phosphate-dependent aminotransferase produces the protein MENYSRSLSRLTGESTLLYQEIARNVERTKGIKTINFGIGQPDLPTPKRIREEAKSALDKGFTAYTPALGLDELRSRVAEFLSQRYGDNIVKDEVAITPGAKTALFLAFLTYVNPGDEVILFDPSFYSYAEVVNLLGGKPVYVPIRFDSDRGFYVDVNDVVSRISSKTKMIVYNNPHNPTGMNFDPKLSEELVKISRERNIILLSDEIYDYFVYEGRFKSVLEEEWRNNVIYVNGFSKTFSMTGWRLGYIVARKEVIGKIGILASNIYTCPTSFAQKGALASFDAFDEVKEMIDLFRRRRDVMFSELSKVKDIKVYKSSGAFYMFPDFSSILRNTGLDSKGLAIKLIEDSGVITIPGEVFPERVGTNFLRLSFALGEEKIKEGVERMKIALEKLAG
- a CDS encoding valine--tRNA ligase, with product MEEWPKHYNPRDIEPKWQKIWQTKEMWEKAFKFYVNSSKPIFFIDTPPPFTSGELHMGHAYWVTIADAMGRFKKLQGYNVLLPQGWDTQGLPTELKVQYKLGIPKENRELFLKKCVEWTEDMINRMKSAMIRLGYRPNWEQFEYRTYLPEYRKVIQRSLIDMYNKGIIRMRQGPVYWCPKCETAVAQSEVGYLEKQGILAYIAFPLKDGGEVVIATTRPELLGATQAVAVNPDDERYKSLIGKEVLIPLFNREVKIIADPDVETEFGTGAVMISTYGDPQDIRWQLRYRLPVTELIDERGRIKGTGIIDGMKVEEAKKKIIELLKEKGYLRKVETIKHNVLSHTERSDCLSPIEFLVKEQVYIDVLPFKSKLLEEYRKMGFKPPRMAVKLEEWINNIEWDWNISRQRIYGTPLPFWYCDNLHLTPAEISSLPIDPTKSPPPADKCSVCGLPLKPLTHVADVWIDSSVTVLYLSGFYTDREKFAKVFPADVRLQGTDIIRTWLFYTLFRTLILADNVPFKKVIVHGQVLGPDGTRMSKSKGNVVSPLDRLDEFGADAIRMTLLDASLGDDFPFKWDTVKGKKLLLQKLWNAGRLAYPFIKGNNVHKPDSLHLLDQWILAKHKEFVEKSIQAYENQDFFVILSMLYNYFWETIADEYLELIKHRLFSGDESAIYTLKRVIKDLIILLHPIAPHITEEIYSLLFGEKESVLLESIPSAEDIEVNTEAVRIGDAVKKFNSLVRTKKVNMRLSMNSQINVILKGPNQFINDIRSVEEDVKRTLKISSISYSESQELTVDVIST
- a CDS encoding anthranilate synthase component II — protein: MDITLVIDNYDSFVYNIAQSIGELGSYPLVVRNDEITVKGVERLRPDRIVISPGPGTPEKAEDVGIVPEVIKYLGKRVPILGICLGHQAIGYTFGAKIRRAKVIYHGKLSTIVKVSESPLYVGIPTEFRATRYHSLVVDDVPSSLSVDSVSKEDNEVMGLRHNEFRIFGVQFHPESIGTSVGQKIFYNFLNRV
- the trpC gene encoding indole-3-glycerol phosphate synthase TrpC, with amino-acid sequence MPRYLDGWLKRVVDNALKRPYVSKSREKPVLQIIPRIEEYKKNELNPIIAEFKRRSPSGFSEDRDPITYSKQMEKGGALALSVITEDSVFQGSYTFLEKISTSVNIPVLMKDFVVTERQIDVAYNLGADTVLLITRILTERELSSLVEYSRSYGMEPLVEVHDENDLAIALRIGAKLVGINSRDLVTLEVNKEKALKLLERIPSNVTKVMESGIESGEEIRYLREKGADAFLIGSSLMKEPDKIKDFVRS
- a CDS encoding anthranilate synthase component I, with protein sequence MRTFPITAFPQPYEVFRCVEGDQKIAGLMESVEGPQNNARFSVIAWGVRRYVKIKREDDLETIRNALNGADEGELRFSGGLLGYLSYDAVRKWENVRNLKPRAEEWPDAEFFLPENITVYDHALGKVYVEGDVPPTQCSQNGDFRVSSYDESMTKKDYESGVNTILEYIRSGYAFQVVLSRFYRYHATGDPMKLYKSLRSVNPSPYMFYIKFEDRELIGSSPELLFSVQKGIVETFPIAGTRPRGRTPDEDFKLEQELLSSEKEMAEHLMLVDLARNDVGKVCVSGTVKVPEFAYVEKYSHVQHIVSKVLGTVRKDVDSVEILKSMFPAGTVSGAPKPMAMNIIENLEPYQRGPYAGAVGFISKNSAEFAIMIRTAFLNRDLLRIQAGAGIVFDSKPEQEYFETEHKMRALKVSLGVN